GGAGCCTGCCCATGTCCCGCCCCTCCCCCCTCGCCCGCCTCACCGCCCTTGCCATCGCCCTTGCCACCGCCCTTGCCCTCGCCGCCGCCCTACCCGCCGCCGCCCGTCCCGCCCGTAGCGCGGCCGCCACCCGCAGCCACGCCGGCACCATCTCGGCCATCGCTCCCGCCCCCACCGTTCGCTTCATCCCCAACCTCGGCCAATGGCCATCCGCCGTCCACTACCGCGCCGAGTCGGCCCACGGCGCGCTCCTCGTCACGGAGTCATCGACGCGCCTCATCCCCGGCAAGCGCCTTCCCGGCGTGTCGCACTTCCTGCGCGGTCCCGACCCGGCCGCCTGGATCACGAACGTCCCGGCGTTCGACAGCCTGACGGTCCGGGACGAACGCACGGGGACGGACGTCGTGCTCGACGGGGATCCATCAGGCTCCTTTGCGCACCTGTTCGAAGTCGCGAACGTTGTCGCGCTGGGCGCCGCAAGCGAAGTCGCCCCGGACGCTGCCCTCTCCCCGACCTTCGCCGCCACCCCCACCCTCGCCTACAGCACCTACCTGGGCGGCCGCACGAGCGACCTCGCCCGCGGCATCGCCGTCGACGCCGACGGCAACGCGTACATCGTCGGCACGACGACGTCCAACGACTTCCCCGCGATCGGCGCGGGCGGCGCGCCCGGTGGCACGCCCGGCGTTCCCGGCCCCTTCCAAGGCACGATCGGCAACAGCGGCAGCCTCCAAGACGCGTTCGTCACGAAGCTCGACCCGACCGGCACGCACATCTTCTGGAGCACGTACCTCGGCGGCGTCCGCCAGGACGAGGCGTTCGATGTCGCCGTCGACGCCGCCGGCCGCGCCCACGTCACCGGGTACACCACCTCGCCCGACTTCCCGACGGCCCGCCCCGTCCAGCCGTCCCTCCACCTCGCGGACGGGATCTGGTCGGGCGACGCGTTCTTCGCCCGCCTGTCCGCCGACGGCAGCGCCCTCGAGGTCGGGACGTTCTTCGGCGGGACGGGGCGTGATGTCGGCAAGGGGATCGCGCTCGGCCGCGACGGCGCGGCGTACATCGCCGGGTGGACGGGCTCCAACCTGCCGGCCGTGAACGCGGTCTACCCGCTGAACCGCGGCGTGCGGGATGCGTTCATCGCCAAGTACACGCCCGCGGGCGATCAGCTCGCTTTCACGACCCACCTCGGCGGGGCGGATGCCGACGAGGGACGCGACATCGCCGTCGACGCCGCCGGCAATGCGACCATCGTCGGCAGCACGATTTCGCTCAACCTGCGGACAACGGCGCCCTACCAGAGCACGCGCCGCGGCGACAGCGACGCCTTCATCGCCCGCCTGAACGCGGGCGGGACCGCCTCGACTACGCCACGTACCTTGGCGGCCGCGGCGCGGACCAGGCCGTCGCCGTCGCCGTGGATGCCGCTGGACAGGCAACCGTCCTCGGCCGCACGGACTCGCCGGACTTCCCGCGCGCCGCCGCCCTCCAGCCGACGCGCTCCGGGCCGACGGATCTCTTCGTCACCCGGTTCACCGCGGACGGCGGCGCGCTCACCTACAGCACGTACCTCGGCGGCACAGCCGAGGAGGGCGGCTGCGTCCAGGACGAGAACTTCCGCGATCTGGCAACGCCCACGCCGGACGGCCGCGGCATCCGCTACCTCGAGGGCAGCAAGTTCACGGACGGCCCGTCCGCCGCCCTCGTCCTCGACGCCGCCGGCCGCGCCATCGTCGTCAGCTGCACGAGCTCCGGCAACATGCCCACGATCCAAGCGCTCCAGGACCGCCGCCGCGGCACCTACGACCTCCT
Above is a window of Candidatus Avedoeria danica DNA encoding:
- a CDS encoding SBBP repeat-containing protein; this translates as MSRPSPLARLTALAIALATALALAAALPAAARPARSAAATRSHAGTISAIAPAPTVRFIPNLGQWPSAVHYRAESAHGALLVTESSTRLIPGKRLPGVSHFLRGPDPAAWITNVPAFDSLTVRDERTGTDVVLDGDPSGSFAHLFEVANVVALGAASEVAPDAALSPTFAATPTLAYSTYLGGRTSDLARGIAVDADGNAYIVGTTTSNDFPAIGAGGAPGGTPGVPGPFQGTIGNSGSLQDAFVTKLDPTGTHIFWSTYLGGVRQDEAFDVAVDAAGRAHVTGYTTSPDFPTARPVQPSLHLADGIWSGDAFFARLSADGSALEVGTFFGGTGRDVGKGIALGRDGAAYIAGWTGSNLPAVNAVYPLNRGVRDAFIAKYTPAGDQLAFTTHLGGADADEGRDIAVDAAGNATIVGSTISLNLRTTAPYQSTRRGDSDAFIARLNAGGTASTTPRTLAAAARTRPSPSPWMPLDRQPSSAARTRRTSRAPPPSSRRAPGRRISSSPGSPRTAARSPTARTSAAQPRRAAASRTRTSAIWQRPRRTAAASATSRAASSRTARPPPSSSTPPAAPSSSAARAPATCPRSKRSRTAAAAPTTSSSPSSAPTAAPSTSPPTSAAEA